The following coding sequences are from one Capsicum annuum cultivar UCD-10X-F1 chromosome 3, UCD10Xv1.1, whole genome shotgun sequence window:
- the LOC107866227 gene encoding peroxisomal membrane protein 11-4, translating into MNDTVDKLIIFLAKRDGIDKLVKTFQYVSKLVNWHVETTYPDVATRAKQWEVASGLSRKAFRSGRFLTGFNALRRSPGTSSGFRLLALLANSGEMVYFFFDHFLWLARIGVIDAKYAKRMSFISAFGESVGYVFFIISDFILITRGLKAERKLLTEEDMSKETQGEIKKIRMDRIMRLMAVAANIADLIIALAEIEPNPFCNHTVTLGISGLVSAWAGWYRNWPS; encoded by the coding sequence ATGAATGACACAGTGGACAAGCTGATAATTTTCTTGGCAAAGAGAGATGGAATCGACAAGCTTGTCAAGACCTTCCAGTACGTCTCCAAGCTCGTAAATTGGCACGTTGAGACGACGTACCCTGACGTTGCCACTCGAGCCAAGCAATGGGAAGTGGCCTCTGGCCTCAGTCGAAAAGCCTTCCGGAGCGGTCGATTCCTCACGGGATTTAATGCCCTCCGGAGGAGCCCCGGGACCTCCTCGGGTTTCAGGCTGCTGGCGCTTCTTGCCAATTCAGGGGAAATGGTCTATTTTTTCTTCGACCATTTCCTCTGGCTGGCGAGAATCGGGGTAATCGATGCGAAATATGCAAAAAGGATGAGTTTTATTTCTGCATTTGGTGAGTCTGTTGGATACGTGTTTTTCATTATCTCGGATTTTATCCTCATTACAAGGGGACTAAAAGCAGAGAGAAAGCTTTTGACTGAAGAGGACATGTCTAAGGAAACACAAggagaaatcaagaaaattagaATGGATAGAATTATGAGATTGATGGCTGTGGCTGCTAATATTGCTGACCTTATAATTGCTTTAGCTGAAATTGAACCAAATCCATTCTGCAACCATACAGTTACTTTAGGGATTAGTGGTTTAGTTTCTGCATGGGCTGGTTGGTATAGAAACTGGCCCTCATGA